In Thalassotalea fonticola, a single genomic region encodes these proteins:
- a CDS encoding TonB-dependent receptor encodes MTNTFKLTSIAMVIACTCTVQQSLAAEQPAADTTNDNVEKIIVTGTFSGKAVKKEEASFAISSFSEDDIKKLAPKSTADLFKAVPGIWAESSGGVSGANVFVRGFPGGGDAPFLTVQLQGAPIFPPPTLSFLENSTLFRLDETVEFMEALRGGPNPVVSNGQPGLTTNFLLKEGSELTEGLVKYSTSDYGLQRIDGVVSGSLADDLYFMIGGYIKSSPGVRDAGFNAEEGNQFTINITKKLDDGKINLYTRQTDDHGVWYLPSPLNVDSVDNEYTQIGTNNRQATIQYGADNTTETIDFGKGRGWDGSVSGGSVDLTLANGWDLVDRFIYTKGNADTYGLVPNGDPAMLSTVADNGNTAFGAVTGAEYDGSTMVQQIGRWVVKKEIEAFTNDFTLTKSFDKGTFTVGFYNSTFSAKDWWALGNQAYHVVESGGEMLTGIDCNDNQDSCGWNYDINSIGDGSTQALYAAASYDITDSLTIDAGVRNENHEIEYTVDEGLDGVITKAVSYDETSTAWTVGVNWMFTDKQGVFARVSDGSKMPFFDDFRDNFSAYQDGEDLIKEVSQYELGYKLASDNFELYATGFFNEVKGDTFVTQPGAPAQVLTNEAYGIELDLNYYTDGGFSVNLNSTVQETEITESPDNLGNEAQRQPSWQVRMTPSYDIDFSNGMYATIYGTVSAVGDRYANNENTVTLEGYEKVDIGLLLNITDEVQMQLAVSNLTDEDALTEGDPRDSLSSNGRYILPRTIDFSVSYQF; translated from the coding sequence ATGACCAATACATTTAAACTAACGTCCATTGCAATGGTAATTGCATGTACCTGCACAGTTCAACAAAGTTTGGCGGCAGAGCAACCGGCAGCAGATACAACTAATGATAATGTTGAAAAAATTATTGTTACCGGTACTTTTAGTGGTAAAGCGGTTAAAAAAGAAGAAGCAAGTTTTGCCATCAGCTCTTTTTCTGAAGATGATATTAAAAAATTAGCACCTAAAAGCACCGCCGATCTTTTCAAGGCTGTCCCGGGTATATGGGCAGAAAGCTCAGGTGGTGTTTCTGGAGCAAACGTATTTGTTCGTGGCTTCCCTGGTGGTGGAGATGCACCGTTTCTTACAGTTCAACTGCAAGGGGCACCCATTTTTCCACCACCAACTCTTTCTTTTCTTGAAAACTCTACGTTATTTCGTTTGGATGAAACGGTTGAGTTTATGGAAGCACTACGTGGTGGCCCAAACCCGGTAGTATCAAATGGACAACCAGGTTTAACCACCAACTTCTTATTGAAAGAAGGCTCTGAACTTACCGAAGGGCTAGTTAAATATTCAACCTCGGATTATGGCTTACAGCGCATTGATGGTGTCGTAAGTGGCAGCTTAGCCGACGATTTATATTTCATGATTGGTGGCTATATTAAAAGCTCTCCAGGAGTTAGAGATGCAGGCTTTAATGCGGAAGAAGGTAATCAATTTACCATTAACATTACTAAAAAATTAGACGATGGTAAGATTAACCTATATACCCGTCAAACCGATGATCACGGCGTTTGGTATCTACCTTCGCCATTAAATGTTGATTCAGTTGATAATGAATATACTCAAATTGGTACAAACAACCGTCAGGCGACTATTCAATATGGTGCCGATAACACGACAGAAACAATAGATTTCGGTAAAGGCCGAGGCTGGGATGGTTCAGTTTCTGGTGGTAGCGTTGACTTAACGCTGGCCAATGGCTGGGATTTGGTCGACCGCTTTATTTATACTAAAGGTAATGCAGATACCTATGGTTTAGTGCCAAATGGTGATCCTGCCATGCTGTCAACAGTGGCAGATAATGGTAATACTGCCTTTGGTGCAGTAACAGGAGCTGAGTATGATGGCTCTACTATGGTTCAACAAATTGGCCGTTGGGTAGTAAAAAAAGAAATTGAAGCATTCACCAATGATTTCACCTTAACCAAAAGTTTTGACAAAGGCACATTTACTGTCGGTTTTTACAATTCTACCTTTTCCGCAAAAGATTGGTGGGCACTAGGCAATCAAGCCTATCATGTGGTTGAATCTGGTGGTGAAATGTTAACTGGCATTGATTGTAATGATAACCAAGATAGTTGTGGTTGGAACTACGATATCAACAGTATTGGCGATGGCTCAACCCAAGCGCTTTACGCCGCAGCATCATACGATATAACTGACAGTCTCACCATAGATGCCGGTGTAAGAAACGAAAATCATGAAATTGAATACACCGTTGATGAAGGTTTAGATGGCGTTATAACCAAGGCGGTATCCTACGATGAAACAAGCACCGCCTGGACTGTTGGTGTTAACTGGATGTTTACTGATAAGCAGGGGGTCTTTGCCCGAGTAAGTGATGGTAGTAAAATGCCATTTTTTGATGATTTTAGAGATAACTTTAGTGCTTATCAAGATGGCGAAGATTTAATTAAAGAAGTGAGCCAATATGAATTGGGTTATAAACTTGCCAGCGACAATTTTGAATTGTATGCCACAGGATTTTTCAATGAAGTAAAAGGTGACACTTTTGTCACCCAGCCTGGAGCACCGGCGCAAGTATTAACGAACGAAGCCTATGGTATTGAGTTAGATTTAAATTACTACACGGATGGTGGTTTCTCTGTGAATTTGAACTCAACGGTGCAAGAAACCGAAATTACCGAAAGCCCGGATAATCTAGGAAATGAAGCACAAAGACAGCCGAGCTGGCAAGTACGGATGACACCGAGTTATGATATTGATTTTTCAAACGGAATGTACGCGACCATTTACGGTACCGTTTCTGCCGTAGGCGATCGTTATGCCAATAATGAAAATACGGTAACATTAGAAGGTTATGAAAAAGTTGATATTGGCTTGCTGTTGAACATCACTGATGAAGTTCAAATGCAGTTAGCGGTGAGCAATTTAACCGATGAAGATGCGTTAACTGAAGGTGATCCGCGTGATTCATTATCATCAAATGGTCGTTATATTTTACCAAGAACGATAGATTTTAGTGTCAGCTACCAGTTCTAA
- a CDS encoding c-type cytochrome, whose product MKKIIISAILGCGLLGNAFAAGDATAGKTKAAVCAGCHGANGIGIADAYPNLAGQHADYIAKQLKAFKDGSRKDPVMAPMAAGLSDQDMSDIAAYFATFSRSGESATAATDSSSTSATPAPATLATPTMVADAATGKSLYENGDTARGITACVACHGKEGNSDVLINPNLSKQHPEYIAKQLNAFKDETRTNVSMNVVAKNLTEQDVADLGAYFKDPAAVATVAAKKPSAAKLTFIGDVEAGKAKAAMCASCHGADGNALVAMYPNLAGQHENYLAKQLADFKAGPEGRNDPVMAGMVAALSPTDMQDLAAYFASQKARVSTTETNKVGMELYQGGDATRAITACIACHGTDGKGAALAGFPAVSNQNVDYLKSQLAKFRDGTRHNDMNSMMVNIAAKLTDADIAAVAEYMSSLK is encoded by the coding sequence ATGAAAAAAATCATTATTTCAGCAATATTAGGTTGCGGGTTATTAGGCAATGCATTTGCTGCAGGCGATGCGACAGCAGGCAAAACTAAAGCAGCCGTTTGTGCGGGTTGTCACGGTGCAAATGGTATTGGTATTGCGGATGCTTACCCTAACCTGGCTGGCCAGCATGCTGATTACATTGCAAAGCAATTAAAAGCATTTAAAGATGGCTCTCGTAAAGACCCTGTTATGGCACCGATGGCTGCTGGTTTATCTGATCAAGATATGAGTGATATAGCAGCTTACTTTGCAACGTTCAGCCGTAGTGGTGAAAGTGCAACAGCAGCAACAGATTCTTCTTCAACATCTGCAACGCCGGCACCCGCTACCTTAGCAACGCCAACCATGGTTGCTGACGCAGCAACAGGTAAAAGTTTGTACGAAAATGGTGATACTGCTCGCGGTATCACTGCTTGTGTCGCTTGTCATGGTAAAGAAGGTAACTCGGATGTGCTGATTAACCCTAATCTTTCTAAGCAACATCCTGAATACATAGCAAAACAATTAAATGCATTTAAAGATGAAACACGCACTAACGTTTCAATGAATGTTGTTGCTAAAAACTTAACTGAGCAAGATGTTGCTGATTTAGGTGCTTACTTTAAAGACCCTGCAGCGGTAGCCACAGTGGCGGCTAAAAAGCCTTCTGCTGCAAAACTAACATTTATTGGTGATGTTGAAGCAGGTAAAGCTAAAGCGGCAATGTGTGCATCATGTCACGGCGCAGACGGTAATGCCTTAGTTGCTATGTATCCTAATTTGGCTGGCCAACATGAAAACTACCTTGCTAAACAGTTAGCTGATTTTAAAGCAGGCCCTGAAGGACGTAACGATCCAGTAATGGCAGGTATGGTCGCGGCTTTATCACCAACAGATATGCAAGACTTAGCGGCTTACTTTGCTAGCCAAAAAGCTAGAGTATCGACAACAGAAACGAATAAAGTTGGCATGGAATTATACCAAGGCGGTGACGCGACTCGAGCAATCACTGCTTGTATCGCCTGTCATGGTACTGACGGTAAAGGCGCAGCACTAGCTGGATTCCCTGCCGTTAGCAACCAAAATGTAGATTACTTGAAATCGCAGCTTGCTAAATTCCGCGATGGTACTCGTCATAATGATATGAATTCAATGATGGTAAACATTGCCGCAAAATTAACTGATGCTGATATTGCTGCAGTTGCTGAATATATGTCTTCTTTAAAATAA
- the yihA gene encoding ribosome biogenesis GTP-binding protein YihA/YsxC, whose amino-acid sequence MVDPALTTPLVNLHVAKFELSAPDIRRLPADSGIEVAFAGRSNAGKSSALNTLTNQKALARTSKTPGRTQLINVFDIRENRRLIDLPGYGFAKVPLEMKKKWQKALAEYLEKRMSLKGLVLLMDIRHPLKDLDVDLINWANDCQLPTLVLLTKADKLKPGKRNSEVLQVRKKCVTMHDNIKVQAFSSLTKVGLEQATAAISDWFINIEHQELVDIEDEEEFDENE is encoded by the coding sequence ATGGTGGATCCCGCTTTGACAACTCCTCTGGTTAATTTACATGTTGCCAAATTTGAGCTTAGTGCTCCTGACATTCGTCGACTTCCCGCTGACAGCGGTATTGAGGTTGCGTTTGCCGGTCGTTCTAATGCGGGTAAATCTAGTGCTTTAAACACACTAACGAATCAGAAAGCTTTAGCCCGAACAAGTAAAACCCCAGGTCGTACCCAGTTGATTAATGTTTTTGATATTCGAGAAAACCGTCGATTAATTGATTTGCCAGGTTACGGGTTTGCTAAAGTTCCTTTAGAAATGAAGAAAAAATGGCAAAAAGCATTAGCTGAATATTTAGAAAAGCGGATGAGCTTAAAAGGTTTGGTCTTATTAATGGATATTCGTCATCCGCTAAAAGATTTAGATGTAGACTTAATCAACTGGGCCAATGATTGTCAGTTGCCAACTTTAGTTTTATTAACTAAGGCTGACAAATTAAAACCCGGTAAACGAAATTCTGAAGTACTACAAGTTCGCAAGAAATGTGTGACTATGCATGACAATATCAAAGTCCAAGCATTCTCATCATTAACTAAAGTTGGATTAGAACAGGCTACTGCCGCCATTAGTGACTGGTTTATCAATATCGAACATCAAGAATTGGTCGATATTGAAGATGAAGAAGAATTCGACGAAAACGAGTAA
- the polA gene encoding DNA polymerase I, with protein MTQSSPYILVDGSSYLFRAYYVPYLQALSTKDGHPTGAITGVLNMIKSLQKDYPTGKIVVIFDAKGKTFRNDLYPEYKANRPPMPDDLRCQIAPLHKIIKAMGLPLLVIDGVEADDVIGTLADQASNLGLETVISTGDKDMAQLVTEHVTLINTMTNVAMDVDGVIEKFGVRPDQIIDYLALMGDKVDNIPGVEKCGPKTAVKWLTAHENLDNVIANADSVKGKIGENLRAALEQLPLSYELATIKLDVELEQPINEIEAIPADTDTLREMYTEFELKRLLADLDKGNTTSDNPTAKSAAQETEVDEEDELPDAIESSYDIILSKADLQTWLDKLNACNEFAFDTETTSVNYMEAKLVGLSFAIEAGKAAYVPLTHDYIDAPEQLELDWVLEQFKPLLESSKILKIGQNLKYDTNVLSHYGITIQGIGFDTMLESYCLNSVSTRHNMDALAEKYLGYKTVHFEDIAGKGKKQLTFNQIDIEQAGHYAAEDADITLRLHQAIWPKLAKQAEQKQVFNEIELPLMPVLARMEQTGVLIDSDLLIEQSHQLGMRLDELEIQAHNVAGKSFNLSSPKQLQTILFEEQGIPVIKKTPKGAPSTAEEVLQELALDYPLPKLIIEHRGLSKLKSTYTDKLPLMVSEKSGRVHTSYHQAVTATGRLSSTDPNLQNIPIRSEEGKKIRQAFVAPTGYKILAIDYSQIELRIMAHLSNDKGLLSAFAEGRDVHQATAAEIFNIELEQVTADHRRSAKAINFGLIYGMSAFGLSKQLGIARGKAQDYMNTYFERYPGVLEYMEDTRQLATEQGYVETLFGRRLFLPEIKSRNGARRKAAERAAINAPMQGTAADIIKKAMIAVDKWLIENNDPRIKMTMQVHDELIFEVEESIIVETTEKLVEIMDNAVQLNVPLISEAGTGDNWQQAH; from the coding sequence ATGACTCAATCTTCCCCTTATATTCTCGTTGACGGCTCGTCTTACTTATTTCGTGCTTATTATGTGCCTTATTTACAAGCGCTTTCGACAAAAGATGGTCATCCCACCGGTGCAATTACTGGCGTATTAAATATGATCAAAAGTCTGCAAAAAGATTATCCTACGGGAAAAATCGTTGTTATTTTTGATGCCAAAGGCAAAACCTTCCGCAATGATTTATATCCTGAATATAAAGCTAACCGTCCACCAATGCCTGATGACTTACGCTGCCAGATTGCGCCGCTTCATAAAATCATTAAAGCAATGGGCTTACCATTATTAGTTATAGATGGTGTAGAGGCAGATGATGTTATTGGTACCTTGGCAGACCAAGCCAGCAACCTTGGCTTAGAAACTGTAATTTCAACCGGCGATAAAGATATGGCACAGTTGGTTACCGAGCATGTTACCTTAATTAATACCATGACGAATGTGGCAATGGATGTTGATGGTGTAATTGAAAAGTTTGGCGTGCGCCCCGATCAAATAATCGATTACTTGGCGTTAATGGGCGATAAGGTGGATAACATCCCTGGTGTTGAAAAATGCGGCCCTAAAACCGCAGTAAAATGGCTCACCGCACATGAAAACTTAGACAATGTTATTGCCAATGCTGATTCTGTTAAAGGTAAAATCGGTGAAAACCTGCGAGCAGCCCTTGAACAATTACCGCTTTCTTATGAATTAGCTACAATCAAGCTGGATGTAGAACTGGAACAGCCGATTAATGAAATAGAAGCGATACCTGCAGATACCGATACATTACGTGAAATGTATACCGAGTTTGAACTTAAACGTTTGCTCGCCGATCTTGATAAAGGCAATACGACAAGTGATAACCCAACAGCAAAAAGTGCAGCACAAGAAACAGAAGTTGACGAAGAAGATGAATTGCCTGACGCCATTGAAAGTTCATACGACATCATTTTAAGCAAAGCAGATTTACAAACCTGGTTGGATAAATTAAACGCTTGTAACGAATTTGCCTTTGATACTGAAACCACTAGTGTCAACTATATGGAAGCCAAATTAGTAGGCTTGTCATTTGCTATTGAAGCTGGAAAAGCAGCTTATGTGCCACTTACTCATGATTATATCGATGCTCCAGAGCAATTAGAACTCGATTGGGTATTAGAACAATTTAAGCCATTATTAGAAAGCAGCAAAATTTTGAAGATCGGGCAGAATTTAAAATATGATACCAATGTGTTAAGTCATTATGGCATAACAATTCAAGGTATTGGTTTTGATACTATGCTTGAGTCCTATTGTTTAAACAGCGTGTCTACTCGCCATAACATGGACGCCTTGGCTGAGAAATACCTAGGCTACAAAACCGTACACTTTGAAGATATTGCCGGCAAAGGCAAGAAGCAACTTACCTTTAACCAAATAGATATCGAGCAAGCTGGTCATTATGCCGCCGAAGATGCTGATATTACTCTACGTTTACACCAAGCCATTTGGCCAAAATTAGCTAAACAAGCCGAGCAAAAGCAAGTTTTCAACGAAATCGAATTGCCACTTATGCCGGTGCTTGCGCGCATGGAACAAACGGGTGTACTAATTGATTCTGATTTATTAATCGAACAAAGTCATCAACTGGGCATGCGTTTAGATGAACTAGAAATCCAAGCGCACAATGTTGCCGGTAAAAGCTTTAACTTAAGCTCACCAAAACAATTACAAACAATTTTGTTTGAAGAGCAAGGCATACCGGTGATCAAGAAAACCCCAAAAGGTGCTCCCTCTACAGCTGAAGAAGTTTTACAAGAGCTGGCTTTAGATTACCCATTGCCTAAATTGATTATTGAGCATCGTGGTTTAAGTAAATTAAAATCTACTTATACAGATAAATTACCATTAATGGTGAGTGAAAAATCTGGACGAGTGCATACCTCTTATCATCAAGCAGTAACGGCAACTGGGCGTTTATCTTCAACCGATCCTAATCTACAAAACATTCCTATCCGTAGTGAAGAAGGCAAAAAAATTCGCCAGGCGTTTGTAGCTCCAACCGGTTATAAAATACTCGCAATAGATTATTCTCAAATTGAATTGCGTATTATGGCGCACTTATCGAATGATAAGGGTCTATTGTCTGCATTTGCTGAAGGTAGGGATGTTCACCAAGCAACTGCCGCTGAAATATTTAACATCGAATTGGAGCAAGTGACGGCAGATCACCGTCGTAGTGCTAAGGCAATAAACTTTGGCTTGATTTACGGTATGTCTGCGTTTGGTTTATCCAAGCAGCTAGGCATTGCTCGTGGTAAAGCACAAGACTATATGAACACCTACTTTGAACGCTACCCTGGCGTATTAGAGTATATGGAAGATACCCGACAACTAGCGACTGAACAAGGCTATGTTGAAACCTTATTTGGCCGTAGACTATTTCTACCTGAGATTAAATCTAGAAACGGTGCAAGACGCAAAGCCGCTGAACGGGCAGCAATAAATGCGCCTATGCAAGGTACCGCCGCAGACATTATTAAAAAGGCGATGATCGCAGTTGATAAATGGCTGATAGAAAATAATGATCCGCGCATAAAAATGACCATGCAGGTACATGATGAGCTAATTTTTGAAGTCGAAGAAAGCATAATTGTGGAAACAACCGAAAAATTAGTTGAAATTATGGACAATGCGGTGCAATTAAATGTGCCTTTAATCTCAGAGGCCGGTACTGGCGACAACTGGCAGCAAGCGCATTAA
- the gorA gene encoding glutathione-disulfide reductase — MSQHFDYIALGAGSGGIASINRAAMHGKKCALIEAKALGGTCVNVGCVPKKVMWYAGQIADAVHYSQDYGFDLTAGKLNWAKLVESRQAYISRIHQSYDNGLAKNNVTVINGFGKFIDKNTIEVNGETYTADNILIATGGRPSVPDIPGAEYGITSDGFFELTEQPKRVAVVGAGYIAVEIAGVLNALGSETTLLVRKHKPLRDFDDMMSDTLVEIMAAEGPTLKTHCTPKEVIKNEDNSLTLELENGEAITVDALIWAIGREPATDNININATGLELNSRGFIDTDKYQNTSVDNIYAVGDNTGRAQLTPVAVAAGRRLSERLFNGKTDEHLDYNLIPTVVFSHPTIGTIGLTEQQAVASFGDEDITVYTSQFTSMYTAVTQHRQPCRMKLICQGKNEKIVGMHCIGLGSDEMLQGFAVAVKMGATKADFDNTVAIHPTAAEEFVTMR, encoded by the coding sequence ATGAGTCAACATTTTGATTATATCGCCCTTGGTGCCGGCAGTGGCGGAATTGCTTCGATAAACCGTGCTGCTATGCATGGTAAGAAGTGCGCATTAATAGAAGCAAAAGCTTTGGGTGGTACTTGCGTTAATGTTGGTTGTGTTCCTAAAAAAGTAATGTGGTATGCCGGTCAAATTGCCGATGCCGTACATTACTCTCAAGACTACGGTTTTGATTTGACTGCAGGAAAACTAAACTGGGCGAAACTTGTTGAGAGTCGTCAAGCTTACATCTCTCGAATTCATCAGTCATATGACAATGGTCTGGCTAAAAATAATGTTACCGTTATTAATGGTTTTGGTAAATTTATTGATAAAAATACCATTGAAGTAAATGGCGAAACCTATACTGCAGACAACATTTTAATTGCTACGGGCGGGCGCCCTAGTGTGCCAGATATCCCAGGTGCTGAATATGGCATTACTTCTGATGGTTTTTTCGAATTAACTGAACAACCTAAACGCGTTGCTGTAGTTGGCGCGGGTTATATTGCTGTAGAAATTGCCGGAGTATTAAATGCTTTAGGCAGTGAAACAACATTATTAGTGCGTAAACATAAACCATTGCGTGATTTTGATGACATGATGTCAGACACCTTGGTTGAAATCATGGCAGCAGAGGGGCCAACACTTAAAACTCATTGTACTCCAAAAGAAGTCATTAAAAATGAAGACAACAGCTTAACTCTTGAGTTGGAAAATGGAGAAGCAATTACTGTTGATGCTCTTATTTGGGCCATAGGCCGAGAGCCTGCTACCGATAACATCAATATCAATGCGACAGGCCTAGAGTTAAATTCTCGCGGTTTTATCGATACTGACAAATACCAAAACACCAGCGTAGATAACATTTATGCTGTTGGTGACAACACCGGACGTGCACAGTTAACGCCGGTAGCGGTCGCGGCAGGGCGTCGTTTATCTGAGCGTTTATTTAATGGTAAAACCGATGAACATCTAGATTACAACTTGATCCCAACAGTGGTATTTTCACATCCAACAATTGGTACCATCGGATTAACTGAGCAGCAAGCGGTCGCTTCATTTGGTGATGAAGATATAACTGTTTACACATCGCAGTTTACTTCTATGTATACGGCTGTTACTCAGCATAGACAACCATGTCGAATGAAATTAATATGCCAAGGAAAAAATGAAAAAATTGTCGGTATGCATTGTATCGGACTTGGTAGTGATGAAATGCTACAAGGTTTTGCGGTGGCGGTAAAAATGGGCGCCACTAAAGCTGATTTTGATAACACAGTTGCAATTCACCCAACTGCAGCTGAAGAATTCGTTACTATGCGTTAA
- the prlC gene encoding oligopeptidase A, giving the protein MSNPLLEQAGLPEFSKIKPEHIKPAVERAIANGKKAIEQVVASKGPYTWDNLVAFIDEADDQLEKMWSPVSHMNSVVNSDELREAYDSCLAMLSEYGTWVGQHEGLFNAYQQLASSEEFNTLNNAQQKVITNALRDFKLSGIALADDKKARYGEIQTKLSELASNFSNNLLDATGAFSVNITDEKDLTGLPDSALAGAKQMAEAQEKQGWLFTLDIPSYLPVMMYADNADLREKMYVAYVTRASDKGPNAGEFDNSALITETLALRHEVAKLLGFTNYAEESLATKMAENTEQVLGFLEDLASKSKAQGGEDLQQLTDFAKAEFSVDKLNPWDLAYYSEKLKQAKYSISDEDLRPYFPEDKVVAGLFEVVHRLYGLTIKERTGVDVWHKNVSFFDVYDNSENLRGSFYLDLYARDKKRGGAWMADCVGRRQLSKNTVQLPVAFLTCNFTKPVGSKPALFTHDEVVTLFHEFGHGLHHMLTKINAAGVAGINGVPWDAVELPSQFLENWCWEPDALAFLSSHFETGESLPQAMLDKMLAAKNFQSAMQMLRQLEFSIFDFKIHADFDANVENQVQLILDQVRAQYAVVKAPEFNRFQHSFGHIFAGGYAAGYYSYKWAEVLSADAYSRFEEEGIFNPVTGKDFLECVLEKGGSQEPMALFKAFRGREPQVDALLRHSGINA; this is encoded by the coding sequence ATGAGCAACCCATTATTAGAGCAAGCAGGCCTTCCTGAGTTTTCAAAAATTAAACCTGAGCATATTAAGCCGGCAGTCGAGCGAGCTATTGCTAACGGTAAAAAAGCTATTGAACAAGTAGTTGCCAGTAAAGGTCCTTATACCTGGGATAATTTAGTTGCTTTTATTGATGAAGCTGATGATCAGTTAGAAAAAATGTGGTCGCCAGTGTCGCACATGAATTCAGTAGTAAATAGTGACGAATTGCGTGAAGCGTACGATTCATGTTTAGCAATGCTATCTGAATACGGTACTTGGGTTGGTCAACATGAAGGTTTATTTAATGCTTATCAACAACTTGCCAGCAGTGAAGAATTCAACACTTTAAATAATGCACAACAAAAAGTCATTACCAATGCTTTACGTGATTTTAAACTATCGGGTATTGCTTTAGCTGATGATAAAAAAGCACGTTATGGTGAAATTCAGACCAAACTATCAGAGCTTGCTTCTAATTTTAGCAACAACCTATTAGATGCAACCGGTGCCTTTTCGGTAAATATTACCGATGAGAAAGATTTAACCGGCTTACCAGACAGTGCTCTAGCTGGTGCGAAACAAATGGCCGAAGCGCAAGAAAAGCAAGGTTGGTTGTTCACCCTTGATATCCCTAGTTACTTACCGGTAATGATGTATGCTGACAATGCTGATTTACGTGAAAAAATGTATGTGGCATACGTTACACGGGCATCAGATAAAGGTCCTAATGCAGGCGAATTTGATAATTCAGCATTGATCACTGAAACCTTGGCGTTACGCCATGAAGTTGCAAAGCTTTTAGGCTTTACTAATTACGCTGAAGAATCACTTGCCACTAAAATGGCCGAGAATACCGAACAAGTATTAGGGTTTTTAGAAGATCTGGCGAGTAAATCAAAAGCGCAAGGTGGTGAAGATTTGCAACAGCTAACTGACTTTGCAAAAGCTGAATTTTCTGTTGATAAGTTAAACCCATGGGATTTGGCTTATTATTCGGAAAAATTAAAACAAGCCAAATATTCGATTTCAGATGAAGACTTACGCCCATATTTTCCAGAAGATAAAGTGGTAGCGGGGCTATTTGAAGTCGTGCACCGTTTATATGGTTTAACCATTAAAGAACGGACAGGTGTTGATGTTTGGCATAAAAATGTCAGTTTCTTTGATGTTTATGACAATAGCGAAAACTTACGTGGTAGTTTTTATTTAGACCTATATGCTCGCGACAAAAAACGCGGTGGTGCCTGGATGGCAGATTGCGTTGGTCGTCGTCAACTAAGCAAGAATACCGTGCAATTACCGGTAGCATTTTTAACGTGTAACTTTACTAAGCCCGTGGGAAGTAAACCGGCACTATTTACTCATGATGAAGTCGTGACGTTATTCCATGAGTTCGGTCATGGTTTGCATCACATGCTAACCAAAATAAATGCTGCTGGCGTCGCTGGTATCAATGGCGTACCTTGGGATGCAGTAGAGTTACCAAGCCAATTTTTAGAAAACTGGTGCTGGGAGCCAGATGCATTAGCATTTTTATCCTCACATTTTGAAACCGGTGAGTCTTTACCGCAAGCTATGTTAGATAAAATGCTGGCGGCGAAAAATTTCCAATCAGCGATGCAAATGTTACGTCAGTTAGAGTTTAGTATTTTTGATTTTAAAATTCATGCTGATTTTGACGCTAATGTTGAAAATCAAGTACAGCTAATTCTCGATCAGGTACGCGCTCAATACGCCGTTGTTAAAGCGCCGGAGTTTAATCGTTTTCAACACAGTTTTGGCCATATTTTTGCTGGTGGCTATGCCGCAGGTTATTATTCTTATAAGTGGGCAGAAGTCCTATCAGCCGATGCATACTCGCGTTTTGAAGAAGAAGGCATCTTCAATCCTGTTACTGGTAAAGATTTCTTAGAATGCGTACTCGAAAAAGGTGGTTCACAAGAGCCTATGGCGTTATTTAAAGCATTCCGCGGCCGTGAACCGCAAGTAGATGCTTTATTACGTCACAGCGGCATTAACG